A genome region from Heyndrickxia acidicola includes the following:
- a CDS encoding anti-sigma regulatory factor — translation MNTLALIPIQTEEDIIIARKMGRELAQTLQFQSLDKARIITAVSELARNIYRYAGNGHIQFEPLEEPWKIGLKIIASDTGPGIPDIQKALVPGYSTIGGLGAGIPGVKKMMDEFYIESSPREGTRITAIKWQAIK, via the coding sequence ATGAATACTTTGGCACTGATCCCTATTCAAACTGAAGAAGACATCATCATCGCCCGCAAAATGGGAAGAGAGCTTGCTCAAACGCTGCAATTCCAATCTCTCGATAAAGCAAGAATCATTACCGCTGTATCAGAACTGGCTCGCAACATCTACCGGTATGCAGGAAACGGCCACATTCAATTCGAACCGCTTGAAGAACCATGGAAAATAGGACTAAAAATCATCGCTTCAGACACCGGACCGGGAATACCAGATATTCAAAAAGCACTGGTACCAGGCTACTCCACCATTGGAGGACTTGGCGCAGGCATACCCGGCGTAAAGAAGATGATGGACGAGTTTTATATCGAATCTTCCCCTCGCGAGGGAACAAGAATTACGGCTATAAAATGGCAGGCAATAAAATAA
- a CDS encoding carbohydrate ABC transporter permease, with amino-acid sequence MFKHQTKTDKTILTMNAIIMTLIVLAILLPLIYVFMASFTDPNTLLNSGLTLNPAKLTLQGYIRIFKDGSILTGFRNSLFYSTAFSIISVAITLFAAYPLSRRDFVGRKVIMTLFIITMFFSGGLIPTYLLVKDLHMLDTIWAILIPGAVNVWNIILARAYFQGIPTELREAALMDGTSEMQYFFKILLPLSKPIIAVLVLYQFVGQWNSYFDAMIYLKSDNLQPLQIVLRSILVQMQPRPGMIQDAQNTEQLQQISEMVKYSSIVISSLPLIIIYPFFQKYFEKGVMVGSIKG; translated from the coding sequence ATGTTTAAACATCAAACGAAAACGGATAAAACCATTTTAACGATGAATGCGATTATCATGACCTTGATTGTTCTGGCCATTTTACTGCCATTAATCTATGTTTTTATGGCGTCGTTCACTGATCCTAATACATTATTGAACAGTGGATTAACGTTAAATCCCGCTAAATTGACTCTACAGGGCTATATAAGGATTTTCAAGGATGGATCCATTTTAACCGGATTTAGAAATTCACTGTTTTATTCAACTGCTTTTTCTATTATCTCGGTTGCCATCACATTATTTGCTGCCTATCCATTATCTCGAAGGGACTTTGTCGGCAGAAAAGTGATTATGACCCTTTTCATCATCACGATGTTCTTTAGCGGAGGATTAATTCCAACGTACTTATTAGTGAAAGACCTACATATGCTCGATACCATTTGGGCGATTTTAATCCCTGGTGCCGTCAATGTGTGGAATATTATATTAGCAAGAGCCTATTTTCAAGGAATACCAACTGAATTAAGGGAAGCTGCCCTTATGGATGGTACCTCAGAAATGCAATATTTCTTTAAAATATTACTGCCGCTTAGTAAGCCTATCATCGCTGTTCTAGTATTATACCAATTTGTTGGCCAATGGAACTCTTATTTTGATGCCATGATTTATTTGAAAAGTGATAATTTACAGCCATTACAGATTGTGCTCCGATCCATTTTGGTTCAGATGCAGCCAAGACCTGGTATGATCCAGGATGCACAAAATACAGAGCAGCTTCAGCAAATATCTGAAATGGTTAAATATTCGAGTATTGTTATTTCAAGTTTGCCATTAATTATCATCTACCCATTCTTCCAGAAGTACTTTGAAAAAGGAGTAATGGTTGGATCAATTAAAGGATAA
- a CDS encoding DUF2294 domain-containing protein: MDVKAQQTKLANNFGKLLRDKFGKGPEAIYVSISQPYVLVYVNGFVSAMEQVLLDQGQDLTVKTTREHLMISLDPEMRGQIKAITDMEVQHIYYDWNLENRTGVFIAISSNRDDKQEASYNGMDEVHKEIIQISERAEKSPDAVHSNMLNPRSLVVFRSGILVPIEKQLVSLGFDETLRVAKRQLEGDMLKKSTLFSKVLNAAVLDVFVDWNFELDNSVISFILKPNE, from the coding sequence ATGGATGTTAAAGCACAGCAGACCAAGCTGGCGAATAACTTCGGGAAGCTGCTTCGGGATAAATTTGGCAAAGGACCGGAAGCCATTTATGTTTCCATCTCACAGCCGTATGTTCTTGTGTACGTGAACGGATTTGTTTCTGCCATGGAGCAGGTACTGCTGGACCAGGGCCAGGATTTAACCGTAAAGACAACCCGGGAGCATTTAATGATCTCGCTGGATCCAGAAATGCGCGGGCAGATAAAGGCCATTACCGATATGGAAGTTCAGCATATATACTATGACTGGAATCTGGAAAATAGAACTGGGGTCTTTATAGCCATCAGTTCCAATAGGGACGATAAACAGGAAGCCTCTTACAATGGTATGGATGAGGTACACAAAGAAATTATCCAAATCAGTGAGAGGGCAGAAAAGAGCCCTGATGCAGTCCATTCCAATATGTTAAATCCACGTTCTCTTGTTGTATTCCGCAGCGGCATCCTAGTTCCGATTGAAAAGCAGCTCGTTTCTCTCGGATTTGATGAAACTTTGCGGGTAGCAAAAAGACAGCTGGAAGGTGATATGCTGAAAAAAAGCACACTATTTTCCAAGGTCTTGAATGCCGCCGTGCTGGATGTTTTCGTTGACTGGAATTTTGAACTTGATAACAGTGTCATTTCCTTTATATTAAAACCAAATGAATAA
- a CDS encoding tubulin-like doman-containing protein → MLGIIGLGQAGGTVADLFAERGFLSMAINYSEKDLESLDHLDLKLHLVGSEGVGRERSKATKLIQNNWETAVSFIRNNVSQSSIQMILVVFATGGGSGSGIAPVMCDLLSNEFENKVIVACPILPDSTESTKAQINSLECLKELSELDICILTIDNAQRKERSKSQLYRSVNESFVKDMVTIVEHTEMNSKYGNMDTNNLLSLFSAKGFAHISYADISKINESIKLSKETVTEKIIQSWQQSIFTKPSLDKIHKFGLIFNGQECLMDYLDIQSYCSQFKNLPLTTFEGYYNNRKGDVYTILTGLQFNTERLNEIETNIVKQTEILSNVLTQSHSISIKPVAIKLKPVEKKKKPLSDIIKKYK, encoded by the coding sequence ATGTTAGGGATTATTGGTTTAGGGCAGGCTGGAGGTACTGTTGCGGATTTATTTGCTGAACGAGGATTCTTGTCAATGGCAATTAACTATTCAGAGAAGGATCTTGAATCATTGGATCATTTAGATTTGAAATTGCACCTTGTAGGAAGTGAAGGTGTGGGACGTGAGAGGTCTAAAGCGACTAAACTTATACAGAACAATTGGGAAACAGCCGTCTCATTTATTAGAAACAACGTATCTCAGTCATCTATTCAAATGATATTGGTTGTATTTGCGACTGGAGGAGGTAGTGGAAGTGGTATTGCTCCTGTAATGTGTGATTTATTATCAAACGAATTTGAGAATAAGGTAATTGTGGCCTGTCCAATATTGCCTGACTCAACTGAATCCACTAAGGCACAAATAAATTCCCTTGAATGCCTTAAAGAGTTGAGTGAATTAGATATCTGCATTCTTACCATAGATAATGCTCAACGTAAAGAAAGAAGTAAGAGTCAATTATACCGGAGTGTTAATGAATCATTTGTAAAAGATATGGTAACTATTGTTGAGCACACAGAAATGAACTCTAAGTATGGAAATATGGATACTAATAATCTTCTAAGTCTATTCTCCGCTAAAGGGTTTGCTCATATTTCATATGCTGATATCTCTAAGATAAACGAATCCATCAAATTATCCAAAGAAACAGTAACAGAAAAAATCATCCAATCCTGGCAACAATCAATATTCACTAAACCATCATTAGATAAGATCCATAAATTCGGCCTAATATTTAATGGTCAAGAATGCTTAATGGATTATTTGGATATACAATCATACTGTAGTCAATTTAAAAATCTCCCCCTAACTACGTTTGAAGGATACTACAACAACCGTAAAGGTGACGTATATACCATTCTAACGGGTTTACAGTTCAATACAGAGCGTTTGAATGAAATTGAGACTAATATCGTTAAACAAACAGAAATCCTCTCTAACGTCCTTACACAAAGCCACAGCATATCCATTAAACCTGTAGCAATTAAACTCAAACCAGTGGAGAAGAAAAAGAAGCCATTGAGTGACATTATCAAGAAATACAAATAG
- a CDS encoding glycoside hydrolase family 32 protein yields MNNTGVLETFRPQFHFTPKSNWMNDPNGMVYYAGEYHLFYQYHPFGTTWGPMHWGHAVSKDLMSWEHLTIALAPDENGAIFSGSAVVDWNDTTGFFHGGSGLVAIFTHADLYPNSDRPRQRQSLAYSTDQGRTWIKYEGNPVLTEESITDFRDPKVFWHEKTNKWIMILAAGDHVRFYTSLNLKDWHFASEFGTESGSHAGVWECPDLFELPVDGDKFNSKWVMLVSIGNDPAYAEGSRTQYFIGDFNGITFTNENGDDTVLWLDHGRDNYAGVTWSDIPPEDGRRLFIGWMSNWRYANETPTEAWRSSMTLPRELTLCETSAGVRLFQTPVAEVETIRQEKHYWDCLTIAPEENILSDVMGDKLEIIAEMELHSSREFGFKIRKSEIEETVIGYNAVEETLFIDRVKSGVSYFNEDFPCRHGFSLKAKNNRVRLHLFVDSASVEVFVNDGELVLTDQIFPDPTSKGLELYTKDGKVKLISLTMFHLNFNHS; encoded by the coding sequence ATGAATAACACAGGGGTTTTAGAAACGTTTCGTCCGCAGTTTCACTTTACACCAAAATCTAACTGGATGAATGATCCTAATGGAATGGTTTATTATGCTGGTGAATATCACCTCTTTTATCAATATCATCCGTTCGGGACTACATGGGGACCGATGCATTGGGGCCATGCAGTCAGCAAGGATTTAATGAGTTGGGAGCATCTGACGATTGCACTGGCACCAGATGAAAATGGAGCGATATTTTCAGGAAGTGCTGTCGTAGATTGGAATGATACCACAGGATTCTTTCATGGCGGATCCGGCCTTGTAGCCATTTTCACACATGCAGATCTATATCCTAATTCAGATCGTCCGAGACAAAGGCAAAGTCTTGCTTATAGTACTGATCAAGGAAGAACATGGATTAAGTATGAGGGGAATCCTGTTTTAACAGAAGAAAGCATTACGGATTTCCGGGATCCAAAGGTATTTTGGCATGAAAAAACGAATAAGTGGATCATGATTCTTGCTGCAGGTGATCATGTTCGATTCTATACTTCTCTCAATCTAAAAGACTGGCACTTTGCCAGTGAATTTGGTACAGAGTCTGGTTCTCATGCTGGTGTCTGGGAATGTCCGGATTTGTTTGAATTGCCGGTGGATGGAGATAAATTTAACAGCAAATGGGTCATGCTTGTGAGTATTGGCAATGACCCGGCGTATGCAGAAGGTTCTAGGACACAGTATTTTATAGGGGATTTTAATGGAATTACTTTTACAAATGAAAATGGAGATGACACGGTTCTTTGGCTTGACCATGGAAGGGATAATTATGCAGGCGTAACATGGTCAGATATTCCACCAGAGGACGGGAGACGTCTCTTTATTGGCTGGATGAGCAACTGGAGATATGCAAATGAAACCCCAACTGAAGCATGGAGAAGCTCCATGACACTTCCTCGTGAATTAACGCTATGTGAAACCTCTGCAGGCGTAAGGCTCTTTCAAACTCCTGTAGCAGAGGTTGAAACCATTAGACAGGAAAAGCACTATTGGGATTGTCTTACCATTGCCCCGGAAGAAAATATTTTATCGGATGTAATGGGTGATAAACTGGAAATCATAGCCGAGATGGAGCTTCATTCGTCCCGGGAATTTGGTTTCAAGATCCGTAAATCCGAAATAGAAGAAACGGTAATCGGCTATAATGCTGTGGAGGAAACATTATTTATTGATCGAGTTAAATCTGGTGTTTCTTATTTCAATGAAGATTTCCCATGCCGTCATGGTTTTTCCTTAAAAGCAAAGAATAATCGGGTAAGACTACACCTGTTTGTAGACAGCGCTTCTGTTGAAGTTTTTGTGAACGATGGTGAATTGGTTCTCACTGATCAGATTTTCCCGGATCCTACAAGTAAGGGATTGGAGTTATACACGAAAGATGGAAAGGTAAAATTAATTTCCTTAACAATGTTTCATTTAAATTTTAATCATAGTTGA
- a CDS encoding ABC transporter permease, giving the protein MKENYQLYLFVLPAIVLLIIFKYIPMYGAIIAFKDFSPLLGILHSPWIGFQNFAKFMSTPDFMNLLENTLKLSVFGLLFGFPVPIILALMLNRIRSIALKKNIQLILYAPNFISVVVVVGIVFIMLSPVGPINHIISFFGGKTIDFMTDPGYFRSIYIISDIWQFAGWASVVYLAALTNVSQDLIDAAKIDGANIIKQIIHIELPTIKPIMVIQFILAAGNIMSIGFEKAFLLQTSMNLPTSEILPTYVFKIGLQMGDYGYSTAIGLFNAVINVILLVSVNRVVKRLNEGEGL; this is encoded by the coding sequence ATGAAAGAGAATTATCAATTATATCTTTTTGTTTTACCAGCTATAGTCCTGTTGATTATTTTTAAATACATTCCCATGTATGGAGCCATAATCGCATTTAAGGATTTTAGTCCTTTGTTAGGAATTCTGCACAGTCCTTGGATTGGGTTTCAGAATTTCGCAAAATTTATGAGTACGCCGGATTTTATGAATTTATTAGAGAATACCTTGAAATTAAGTGTTTTTGGACTTTTATTTGGTTTCCCTGTCCCAATCATTTTAGCACTTATGCTTAATCGAATAAGAAGTATTGCTTTAAAGAAAAACATTCAATTAATTTTATATGCACCCAATTTTATCTCTGTGGTTGTGGTCGTCGGAATTGTCTTCATCATGTTATCTCCGGTTGGGCCAATCAATCATATCATTAGCTTTTTTGGTGGAAAGACCATCGATTTTATGACAGACCCAGGGTACTTTAGATCCATTTATATCATTAGTGATATTTGGCAATTTGCTGGCTGGGCATCTGTAGTGTATCTGGCAGCATTGACGAATGTCAGTCAGGATTTAATTGATGCAGCCAAAATAGATGGTGCCAACATTATTAAACAAATCATCCATATCGAGCTGCCAACGATTAAACCGATTATGGTTATTCAGTTTATCTTAGCTGCCGGTAACATTATGAGCATTGGTTTTGAAAAAGCATTTTTATTACAAACATCTATGAATCTTCCAACATCTGAAATTCTGCCGACGTATGTCTTTAAGATTGGATTGCAAATGGGAGATTACGGATATTCAACTGCAATTGGCCTATTTAACGCTGTGATCAATGTTATTTTGCTTGTAAGCGTTAACAGGGTAGTGAAAAGACTGAATGAAGGGGAAGGACTATAA
- a CDS encoding methyl-accepting chemotaxis protein: MNEAVEHVLKSMKFYQNTYPDDACIVVTDTDKVLAYLPGENIDFKMNVGDPVEKYQGTVAFKALIIGKKLREERNAEAYGIAYVASATPIIDNGETVGVLNAIVKNDRLNTLRNSASELAAMVEKMSATSDLVTEASNSVAERIGNLAETSEGVQTDVEKIKSIVSFVHEVANQSNLLGLNAAIEAARAGEHGRGFTVVANEVRKLAEKSKDSAKEIEDQLFNIQTAVELLNESVQQITANMVENAASVQELKAAIDHIAKKADSLALIAD; encoded by the coding sequence ATGAATGAAGCGGTAGAACATGTGTTGAAATCTATGAAGTTTTACCAAAATACATATCCGGATGACGCCTGTATCGTGGTTACCGATACTGATAAGGTTCTTGCATATTTACCGGGGGAAAATATAGATTTCAAAATGAATGTCGGAGATCCGGTTGAAAAATATCAAGGAACCGTTGCATTTAAAGCGTTGATAATCGGCAAAAAACTGAGAGAAGAACGAAATGCAGAAGCTTATGGTATTGCCTACGTTGCTTCAGCCACTCCCATCATAGATAACGGTGAAACCGTTGGTGTTCTAAACGCAATTGTTAAAAATGATAGACTGAATACATTACGCAATAGTGCATCCGAGTTAGCGGCCATGGTAGAAAAAATGTCGGCAACATCAGATCTAGTCACAGAAGCATCAAATAGTGTAGCAGAACGAATCGGAAATCTAGCTGAAACATCCGAGGGTGTACAAACGGACGTAGAAAAAATCAAATCCATCGTGTCATTTGTCCATGAGGTGGCAAATCAGTCAAATCTACTAGGACTTAACGCAGCAATTGAAGCAGCTAGAGCAGGTGAGCATGGCAGGGGATTTACAGTTGTAGCTAATGAAGTACGAAAGTTGGCAGAAAAAAGCAAGGATTCGGCCAAAGAAATTGAAGATCAATTGTTTAATATTCAGACAGCTGTAGAACTCTTAAATGAATCTGTCCAACAAATCACAGCGAATATGGTAGAAAACGCGGCGAGTGTTCAGGAACTAAAGGCAGCCATAGATCATATTGCAAAAAAAGCTGATAGTCTGGCGTTAATCGCTGATTAA
- a CDS encoding carbohydrate kinase family protein, which yields MLDVIALGEVLIDFTPAGKSETGEVRFEQNPGGAPANVLSLLAKLGKSTAFIGKVGDDQFGHYLHNTLRESGMNTKGLVFSKDTRTTLAFVHLDDQGDRSFSFYRSPGADMMLRENEVDFELISNARVFHFGSISMTHEPAASATLKAAAHAKEHGVLISYDPNLRENLWDDLTHAKERMEQGLFFADVVKISEEELEFISGTKDLEKGSSYLSDRFDIPLILVTLGSKGCFYRHGSETGCRSGYHVKAVDTTGAGDAFLGGMLYQILEKGVPLSGLDLEDMDQMVSFANAVGALVTTKKGAIPAMPTIEEVLVLEKNTKWLNKENVSQ from the coding sequence ATGTTGGATGTAATCGCATTGGGTGAAGTGTTAATCGATTTTACACCCGCAGGAAAATCCGAAACCGGAGAGGTTCGATTTGAACAAAATCCGGGAGGAGCCCCTGCAAATGTTCTTTCTTTGTTAGCAAAACTGGGAAAGAGTACGGCTTTTATAGGTAAAGTGGGCGATGATCAGTTCGGCCATTATTTACATAATACATTACGGGAAAGCGGAATGAATACAAAAGGGCTGGTGTTTTCAAAAGATACAAGAACAACATTAGCATTTGTACATCTGGATGATCAGGGAGATCGTTCCTTCAGTTTTTACCGAAGCCCTGGGGCAGATATGATGTTAAGAGAAAATGAAGTAGATTTTGAGTTGATCTCGAATGCACGTGTTTTCCATTTTGGTTCCATCTCTATGACGCATGAACCAGCTGCATCTGCCACATTAAAGGCGGCAGCGCATGCGAAAGAGCACGGCGTTCTTATCTCGTATGATCCTAATTTGCGGGAAAACCTTTGGGACGATTTAACGCATGCGAAGGAAAGAATGGAACAGGGGTTGTTCTTTGCGGATGTTGTGAAAATATCGGAAGAAGAGCTTGAATTCATTTCAGGAACAAAAGACCTTGAGAAAGGGTCGAGTTATTTATCAGACCGTTTTGACATTCCACTCATCCTTGTAACCCTGGGATCAAAGGGCTGTTTTTACCGACATGGTTCTGAAACGGGTTGCCGCAGTGGATACCACGTTAAGGCGGTCGATACGACGGGTGCTGGAGATGCATTTTTAGGTGGAATGCTTTATCAAATACTGGAAAAAGGTGTTCCTCTTTCTGGTCTTGATTTGGAAGATATGGATCAGATGGTGTCGTTTGCAAATGCTGTCGGGGCTCTTGTCACTACTAAAAAAGGCGCCATACCTGCCATGCCAACTATTGAAGAAGTTCTTGTACTGGAGAAAAATACAAAATGGTTAAATAAGGAGAATGTATCTCAATGA
- a CDS encoding ABC transporter substrate-binding protein, giving the protein MRKKKLGYLATTALVTSLLVSGCSSSSSGTSAKGENSSPKYAIKDVNLPLKKKVTLKFLTQSSPLAPKDPNQKLIFQRLEKKTNVHIDWTNYSSDQFGDKRNLEIASGDLPDAIFNAGLSDNDILRYAKQGVIVPVEKLINKDMPNLKKILDTHPQYKKLITASDGHIYSFPWIEELGTGKQAIQALDDTPWINKKWLDQLGLKMPTTTAELEKVLLAFKQKAPAGSGTIPMSFMINHGGEDPAMLLGAFGLGDNDDHYEVTNDQKVIYTANQEGYKKGIEWLHQLQQEGLIDKEAFTQDWNTYVAKGKNERYGLYFTWDKANISGSNNDYVPLPPLKGPDGTINVPRTNGYGFDRGRMVITSANQNLDLTAKWIDQCYVPIQSVQNNWGTYGDKTQQNIFKLTSKGTLQHLPLDGTAPVELRQKTSVDGPLAVLNEYFGTVTTKPDDAKWRLDILHKIYVPYMKAEYNYPPVFLDGDNQDQLTQLEATVKPYVERMKAQWILNGGIESQWSDYLKTLNNDGLPKILTIKQQAYDKYISGK; this is encoded by the coding sequence ATGAGAAAAAAAAAATTAGGCTATTTAGCCACTACGGCACTTGTAACAAGCTTACTCGTTTCCGGATGCTCATCTTCAAGCTCAGGCACTAGCGCCAAAGGGGAAAATTCATCACCAAAATATGCAATTAAAGATGTCAACTTACCATTAAAAAAGAAGGTAACGCTAAAATTTCTGACGCAAAGCTCGCCTTTAGCACCAAAAGATCCAAATCAAAAATTGATCTTCCAGAGGCTTGAAAAGAAAACAAACGTTCATATTGATTGGACAAACTATTCTTCAGACCAATTTGGAGATAAAAGAAATTTAGAGATTGCAAGTGGAGACCTTCCAGACGCTATCTTTAATGCGGGTTTAAGTGATAACGATATCTTGAGATATGCAAAACAAGGCGTTATTGTCCCTGTAGAGAAATTAATAAATAAAGATATGCCTAATCTGAAAAAAATTCTGGATACACATCCACAATATAAAAAATTGATTACCGCTTCAGACGGCCACATTTATTCATTCCCATGGATCGAGGAGCTTGGTACAGGCAAGCAGGCTATTCAGGCTTTGGATGATACACCGTGGATCAATAAAAAATGGCTGGATCAGCTGGGCTTAAAAATGCCGACTACGACAGCTGAATTGGAGAAAGTACTTCTTGCATTTAAACAAAAAGCACCAGCTGGAAGCGGTACGATTCCCATGTCCTTTATGATTAACCATGGCGGTGAAGATCCTGCGATGCTCCTTGGCGCGTTTGGATTGGGAGATAATGATGACCATTATGAAGTGACAAACGATCAAAAAGTGATTTACACGGCAAATCAAGAAGGATATAAAAAGGGAATCGAATGGCTTCACCAGCTTCAACAAGAAGGATTAATTGATAAAGAAGCGTTTACTCAGGACTGGAATACTTATGTGGCAAAAGGAAAGAATGAACGCTACGGATTATATTTTACATGGGACAAAGCCAATATTTCTGGCAGTAACAATGACTATGTACCGCTTCCCCCATTAAAAGGGCCAGATGGAACCATCAATGTTCCTAGAACAAATGGATATGGCTTTGACAGAGGAAGAATGGTGATTACAAGCGCCAACCAAAATCTTGACTTAACAGCTAAATGGATTGATCAGTGCTATGTTCCCATTCAATCCGTACAAAACAACTGGGGTACTTACGGAGACAAGACACAGCAAAATATCTTCAAGCTGACAAGCAAAGGAACCCTTCAGCATTTACCGTTGGATGGTACTGCACCTGTTGAATTAAGACAAAAAACAAGCGTGGATGGACCTTTAGCTGTTTTAAATGAATACTTTGGAACTGTCACAACGAAGCCGGACGATGCCAAATGGAGATTGGACATCCTGCATAAAATTTATGTTCCTTATATGAAAGCGGAATATAACTACCCGCCAGTATTTCTAGATGGCGATAATCAGGATCAATTAACGCAGCTTGAAGCAACAGTAAAACCTTATGTTGAAAGAATGAAAGCGCAATGGATTTTAAACGGCGGCATAGAATCACAATGGAGTGATTACTTAAAAACACTAAACAACGATGGACTTCCAAAAATCCTTACAATAAAACAACAAGCTTATGACAAATATATTTCAGGGAAATAA
- a CDS encoding Na-translocating system protein MpsC family protein, whose translation MELKRKEKELGSFIGRLLREHYGKGPGSVFATISHPYIAVYIRDFMSPIENKLLSTEQGKHVQKIRDMMMPTITEEIKTYIKLNIDMEISDFYYDWNLDSHSGMLLGIAADLNEKNGSEYPGQAGVDHEIYELSREAEKAPRSIFSQLLNSRTLVITRDKILIAVEKELIHLGFHEALRLSKRNLEKRLLQKHKDQIETCLHAEVENSFVAWNFEKDKSVILLILKPNTDWQ comes from the coding sequence ATGGAATTGAAGCGAAAAGAAAAAGAACTAGGTAGCTTTATCGGAAGATTACTAAGAGAGCATTACGGAAAAGGACCCGGCTCGGTGTTTGCGACCATTTCCCATCCGTATATCGCTGTATACATTAGGGATTTCATGTCACCAATCGAAAATAAGCTCCTCTCTACAGAGCAGGGAAAGCACGTTCAGAAAATTCGGGACATGATGATGCCTACTATTACAGAAGAAATAAAGACTTATATCAAATTGAATATAGATATGGAAATCAGCGATTTTTATTATGACTGGAATTTAGACAGCCATTCGGGCATGCTTTTAGGAATAGCCGCTGACTTAAACGAGAAAAATGGCTCTGAGTATCCCGGACAGGCTGGAGTTGATCATGAGATCTATGAGCTGAGCAGAGAGGCAGAAAAAGCGCCCCGAAGCATTTTTTCCCAACTATTGAATTCAAGAACCCTGGTAATCACTAGGGATAAGATTTTGATCGCCGTTGAAAAAGAGTTAATTCATTTAGGATTCCATGAAGCGCTTCGTCTATCCAAAAGAAATCTTGAGAAGAGGCTTCTTCAAAAGCATAAAGACCAAATTGAAACCTGTTTGCATGCAGAAGTTGAAAATTCTTTTGTTGCATGGAATTTTGAAAAAGATAAAAGTGTCATTTTATTGATACTAAAGCCAAATACTGATTGGCAGTAA
- a CDS encoding LacI family DNA-binding transcriptional regulator, with translation MTATIEHVAKLAGVSKATVSRVINGVSTVSEENRNKVKKAMKELNFVPNLTARNLRNQRTGNIAVVVPEVGNAFFSRLVQSMAIEAEKQGYQLLICQSRYKHEQEVNYLNFLKTKQVDGIILAAVRNEWEVIETYLASGPIVLCNETVQNATVPVISPNQEYGGYIAAKHLLEQGHTKIAYCMGGDDSKTGLLRKKGFLKAIQEFDLIFDEKYYFNSETPQTGSGFEDGRVLFYQIRNMTEPPTAIFTGSDEVAVGIITEAKKFGWNVPNDLAVIGFDNQPLASIIEPSLTTVDQPIDLIAQKAIKVLIEKINEGTTLKYENYEFPLELIIRESTIKTRIPTVFS, from the coding sequence GTGACTGCTACCATTGAACATGTTGCCAAACTTGCAGGGGTTTCAAAAGCAACCGTTTCCCGTGTAATAAATGGAGTGTCGACTGTATCAGAGGAAAACAGAAATAAAGTAAAAAAAGCGATGAAGGAATTAAATTTCGTTCCCAATTTAACAGCAAGGAATTTGAGGAATCAACGGACTGGCAATATCGCTGTTGTTGTACCTGAGGTTGGAAACGCATTCTTCAGCCGGTTAGTACAGTCAATGGCCATTGAAGCGGAAAAGCAAGGGTACCAACTTCTAATTTGCCAATCAAGATATAAGCACGAACAAGAAGTGAATTACTTGAATTTCCTTAAAACCAAGCAGGTCGATGGAATCATCCTGGCAGCTGTTCGGAATGAGTGGGAAGTGATTGAAACATATCTTGCTTCCGGGCCGATTGTTTTATGTAATGAAACAGTCCAAAACGCAACGGTTCCTGTTATATCACCCAACCAGGAATATGGTGGATACATAGCTGCTAAGCATTTGCTGGAACAGGGACATACGAAAATTGCCTATTGCATGGGCGGCGATGACAGTAAAACCGGCCTGCTGCGTAAAAAAGGATTTTTAAAGGCTATTCAAGAATTTGATCTCATTTTTGATGAAAAGTACTATTTTAATAGTGAAACACCGCAAACAGGGTCGGGTTTTGAGGATGGCAGAGTTCTTTTTTATCAAATACGTAATATGACTGAGCCTCCTACTGCCATATTTACCGGCAGTGATGAAGTAGCTGTGGGAATCATTACGGAAGCTAAGAAATTCGGCTGGAACGTACCGAATGATCTGGCTGTTATTGGTTTCGATAACCAGCCGCTTGCCAGCATTATTGAACCGAGCCTGACAACTGTTGACCAGCCGATTGATTTAATTGCACAAAAGGCAATTAAAGTATTGATTGAAAAAATTAATGAGGGAACGACGTTAAAATACGAAAACTATGAATTTCCCTTAGAGTTGATCATTCGAGAATCCACAATAAAAACGAGAATACCGACTGTTTTCTCATAG